From the Cupriavidus necator N-1 genome, one window contains:
- a CDS encoding CaiB/BaiF CoA transferase family protein yields the protein MSALPASDLSDTDLPFTGLRVLDISQGIAGPYCAHILWQQGAEIVKVEPPAGDWGRKVGVVRGDTSALTIAYNAGKRSVCIDATTDAGKEVLLGLALQADIVVQNFRPQVAERLGVGYAALAAQRPALVYVSISGYGPDGPYADYPASDSVMQADSGLMFANRAADGGARRIGMLLADAATGLYAAQACAAALCRRFRSGRGGHVELNLFDACCALQANNLLEHAIGGPTAAGPVSAPNGVYASSDGSVTLLALNNAQFAKLCHALDRTDWLEDPRFADNAARMAHAGLLNQQVAGQIATRTTAQWQDILSRHDVLHAPVRSYDDVLAHPQAAHRQTFQTIAQPGLGPLPFAGIPARDMRRPAGPAPANGEHTVQVLREAGFGQQAIDAWLQQGVVRQATAPAAKAGVQ from the coding sequence ATGTCCGCACTGCCCGCTTCCGACCTGTCCGACACCGACCTGCCCTTCACCGGCCTGCGCGTGCTGGACATCAGCCAGGGCATTGCCGGCCCGTACTGCGCGCACATCCTGTGGCAGCAAGGCGCGGAAATCGTCAAGGTCGAGCCGCCCGCGGGCGACTGGGGCCGCAAGGTCGGGGTCGTGCGCGGCGATACCAGCGCGCTGACGATTGCCTATAACGCCGGCAAGCGCAGCGTCTGCATCGACGCCACCACCGACGCCGGCAAGGAAGTGCTGCTCGGCCTTGCGCTGCAAGCGGACATCGTTGTGCAGAACTTCCGCCCTCAAGTGGCGGAACGGCTGGGCGTGGGCTATGCGGCACTGGCCGCACAACGGCCCGCGCTGGTCTATGTGTCGATCAGCGGCTATGGCCCGGACGGTCCCTATGCCGACTATCCAGCGTCGGACTCGGTGATGCAGGCCGACTCCGGGCTGATGTTCGCCAACCGTGCCGCCGACGGTGGCGCGCGCCGCATCGGCATGCTGCTGGCCGACGCCGCCACCGGCCTCTATGCCGCCCAGGCCTGCGCCGCGGCGCTGTGCCGGCGCTTTCGCAGCGGGCGCGGCGGCCATGTCGAGCTGAACCTGTTCGATGCGTGTTGTGCGCTGCAGGCCAACAACCTGCTCGAGCACGCGATCGGTGGCCCGACGGCCGCCGGGCCGGTGAGCGCGCCCAATGGCGTCTATGCCAGCAGCGACGGCAGCGTGACGCTGCTGGCGCTGAACAACGCGCAGTTCGCCAAGCTATGCCATGCGCTGGACCGCACCGACTGGCTGGAAGACCCGCGCTTTGCCGACAATGCCGCGCGCATGGCCCACGCCGGGCTGCTGAACCAGCAGGTGGCCGGGCAGATCGCCACGCGCACGACCGCGCAATGGCAAGACATCCTCAGCCGGCATGACGTGCTGCATGCCCCGGTGCGCAGCTATGACGACGTGCTGGCGCACCCGCAGGCCGCACACCGGCAGACCTTCCAGACGATCGCGCAGCCGGGGCTCGGACCGCTGCCCTTCGCCGGCATCCCGGCGCGCGACATGCGCCGGCCAGCCGGCCCGGCGCCGGCCAACGGCGAACATACCGTGCAGGTCCTGCGCGAGGCCGGCTTCGGCCAGCAGGCCATCGACGCATGGCTGCAGCAGGGTGTGGTGCGACAGGCGACGGCCCCGGCGGCCAAGGCAGGTGTGCAATGA
- a CDS encoding NADPH:quinone oxidoreductase family protein — protein MKALVCKQFGGVQDLALQTIPEPALADPHAVTIAVEYASVSHATGLMIAGQYQRRPPLPFVPGTEAVGRVVACGDAVTRLRSGDRVVAIADWGCFAEQVTVPEYTVYRVPDALPPKAALPIPISYGTAYCGLVWRCALRPGDTVLVLGAGAGVGLAAVEIARQLGATVIACASTEAKRADALRRGATHALAPADLAASVKALTDGRGADVVVDPVGGDLFNQALRAAAANARILSIGFASGTIPQAPVNLLLVKNLTLHGFFFGRYIGWTPANERAEHAEALQEVMATLFDWAAQGKLEPTVSAVYPITGLGDALAALESRQVVGKVAIKIKETET, from the coding sequence ATGAAGGCGCTTGTCTGCAAGCAGTTCGGCGGCGTGCAGGACTTGGCGCTGCAGACCATTCCGGAACCGGCGCTGGCCGACCCGCATGCGGTCACGATTGCCGTCGAGTACGCCAGCGTCAGCCATGCCACCGGCCTGATGATCGCCGGCCAGTACCAGCGGCGCCCCCCGTTGCCCTTCGTGCCCGGCACCGAAGCGGTCGGCCGCGTGGTGGCCTGCGGTGACGCGGTCACGCGGCTGCGTTCCGGCGACCGGGTGGTGGCGATCGCGGACTGGGGCTGCTTTGCCGAGCAGGTCACCGTGCCCGAGTACACCGTCTACCGCGTCCCGGACGCGCTGCCGCCAAAGGCTGCGCTGCCGATCCCGATTTCCTATGGCACGGCGTATTGCGGGCTGGTGTGGCGCTGTGCGCTGCGCCCAGGCGACACGGTGCTGGTGCTTGGCGCCGGGGCCGGTGTCGGCCTGGCCGCCGTGGAGATTGCGCGCCAGCTCGGCGCCACGGTCATCGCCTGCGCCAGCACCGAGGCCAAGCGAGCCGACGCGCTGCGGCGCGGCGCCACGCACGCGCTGGCCCCGGCGGACCTGGCGGCATCGGTCAAGGCGCTGACGGACGGCCGTGGCGCGGACGTGGTGGTGGACCCGGTCGGCGGCGACCTGTTCAACCAGGCGCTGCGCGCGGCGGCGGCGAACGCACGCATCCTCAGCATCGGCTTTGCCAGCGGCACCATCCCGCAGGCCCCGGTCAACCTGCTGCTGGTCAAGAACCTCACGCTGCACGGGTTCTTCTTTGGCCGCTACATCGGCTGGACGCCCGCCAACGAGCGAGCCGAGCATGCGGAGGCGCTGCAGGAGGTCATGGCGACGCTGTTCGATTGGGCCGCGCAGGGCAAGCTGGAGCCGACCGTATCCGCGGTCTATCCGATCACCGGCCTGGGCGACGCCCTGGCCGCGCTGGAATCCCGCCAGGTGGTGGGCAAGGTAGCGATAAAAATCAAGGAGACAGAGACGTGA